The sequence AAAAATAACGCTTACCATCAGGAGACACGCAGGCGCCACCTTCCCAATAGGAAGAGTTAATAGGTTTGCCCAGACTTTCAGGAGCTTTCCATTTTCCATTTGCTACTTTACTCACGAATACACTTCCACCGCGTTTGTCGGCAACTTTAGCATCGTTGTAATAAATAAAAATTTGTTTTCCATCGGGCGAAATACTTGTTACCGCATCGTGCGCTTTGGTGTTGATAGAATTACTAACACCTGAAGCTTTTGAAAAATTCCGAGTGGTGGAATCTAAAGTAGCAGTGTAAATGTTTTCGAAATATTTTCCGTCACCTTCTACATCTGTTGGGTCGTTGGTTGTTTCAGGACGGCGTGTTGTGAATACAAGACGACTTCCGTCTGCGGTAACACATGGGTTTTTATCATCAAATTTACTGTTGATATCAGTACCAAGATTTGTAATAATAACATTTACAGGTGCAGCCATCATCTTTTTTGCGTTTTCGCATTGACTCAGGTAAGTGTCAGCGTCTTCTTTCGTTTCTTTATCTTCAACAGGCGAAGCTTTAAAAAGTTTAAATTCCTGAATAGCTTTGTCTATGCTGTCTTCTGCCTGGTAAATTCGTCCAAGCAAAAAATGTGTTTCAGGCTTCACATCCTTAGGTGCTGCAAGAGCCTTTAAAAGGCTGGTTTTGGCGTTTTGCGTTTGACCTAAGTTATAATAACACTCGCCTATGTAATATTTTATGACCGAGTTAGTGGGATTGCTTTTTTCAACTTCTCGGAATGAATTCAGAGCACTCACATACTGGTGACCCAATAATTTTTGCTTGGCTGAAAATATTTTGGCGTCATCAGAAGCCGAAGCAAATACGTTTCCTTTGTTCTCTTTTTGTCCAAATGTATAAACAGAGATTAAAAGTAAAAGACAGGTAATTTTATTCATAGAGTAACAGTTTAGCGAACCTAAAATACAGGTTATTTTGCTAAAGTAGCGTTATTGTGGAAAAAGTTTTATGTTTTTCGATCAGGTTTCTGAGCTAAATTTTAAAGCTTATGAAGTGTTGAGGTAATTGAAATTTCACTAAATTTGAAAATCTCAAAAGAAATTTCTGGATTTATTATTAATGGATTTTTTTTAGAAGATTTAAACTATGAAGAAAAAACTATTTATCCTGGGTGCCACTGCTGTTGCTTTTACAGCTCTTGTTTTAGCGAGTTGTGCAAAAGACATGGGCAAACTGCCTGAGCCTGCACCTGCAGGAACTTTAAGCTGTGATACTATTACGTATACAAAACATATTAAAGCTATTGTGGATGCCAACTGTGCAATTCCTGGCTGTCATGATGGTTCCAACTCAAATCCTTTAATGAGCACTTATGAGCAGGTAAAGGATAGAGCAGAAGCAGGAAGAATTCAGGCACGTGTTATTGATCAGCAACCCTCGTCTATGCCGCCATTAGGAAATTCTAATCCTGTGTTGACGGCTGAACAGAAAGCTTTGATAAGCTGCTGGCTTGGCAATGGTTATAAAGAGTAAACTGCTCTAGGTTTTTTTACGCATACTTACTACGATCGGCACACCAGAAAAGTCGTAGTTTTCACGTATTTTATTTTCAAGAAAACGTTTGTAAGCTTCAGTCACGTACTGCGGCAGGTTGCAATAGAACATAAATAATGCTTCCGTTTTTAATTGTGTAATGTATTTTACTTTTACGTACTTACCCTTCACCGCCTGCGGTGGTGTGCTTTCAATAAGGGGCAGTAAAAAGTCATTCAACTCACGGGTAGGAATGTGACGTGTTTTATTTGCATAAACAGTCATTGCAATTTCCACCGCTTTCATAATTCTTTGTTTGTCGTGAACGGAAATAAATAAAATGGGAATATCTTTAAAAGGCTTAATGCGCTCGCGGATCTTTTCTTCGTATTCTTTAGCTGTCTTGGTATCTTTTTCAATTAAGTCCCACTTGTTTACGATGATAGCAACGCCTTTACGGTTTCTTTCGATAAGGCTAAGAATGCTCAGATCCTGAGCTTCTACACCTTGCTCTGCATCAATCAAAAGTAAACATACATCACTTCTTTCAATGGCATTCACACTGCGCATTACACTGTAAAATTCAAGGTCTTCATGCACTTTAGCCTTACGGCGAATGCCTGCAGTATCAATTAACCAAAAATCATGGCCGAATTTGGTATAGCGTGTATTAATAGTATCGCGGGTTGTTCCGGCTACAGCTGTAACAATATTTCTTTCTTCTCCCAATAAGGCATTTGTTAATGAAGACTTTCCTACATTAGGCCTCCCTACAATGGCAATGCGTGGAATATTTATTTCTTCAAGTCCGCCTTCGTCCTTAGGAAGCATAGCTACCAAAGCATCTAACATGTCGCCTGTGCCGCTTCCACTGATAGCGGAAATAGGAAAAACATCTCCTAAACCGAACTGGTAAAATTCTGCTGAATACGCAGCTTTTTCGTGACTGTCAACTTTATTAGCAACCACAATGCACTGCTTTTTACTTTTGCGAATGATCTTGGCTACTTCTGTGTCATACTGAGAAACGCCTTCTACCACATCCACCACAAATATCAAGGCCGAACTTTCGTCGATCGCAATCTGAACTTGTTTGCGGATCTCGCCCTCAAAAATATCCTCGCTGCCTCTGATATAACCACCTGTGTCTATAACACTAAACTCAACACCCTGCCATTCTGCTTTACCGTAGTGACGATCACGGGTAACACCCGCAACTTCGTCAACAATAGCCTGACGGGTTTCGGTTAAACGATTAAAAAGTGTCGATTTACCAACATTGGGTCTTCCTACTATAGCTACTACATTTGACATAAGGGCGCAAAAGTACGAAATTTAACCCAAATAGGTAGCAGAAAGGTGAGTATTGACTAAAGTATTGGGCGCTGTCATCTTGTGAAATAAACCTAATTCTTGTATATTTGATTAATGTCCAATAAACTGCTCCTAATACTTCTCTCTTTCGGATGTTTTTGCCTCTCCCACGCCCAAAGTGATAGTAATCCCCGTGTTGTTAGTCCCCACGTTAGCCCGGCCCTAAAACTCACAGAAAATCTTGGTCAGTGGCAATCTGAGGTGCTTTTTAAGGCACAGTTAGATGGTGGAGCGCTTTACGTCGAAAAGGCCGGTTTAACTTTTAATTTTTACGATAAGAAAAAATACAGGGCTATTCACCATGGGGGGGCGCTTAAAAACAAGTTCAGTAACCTTGATATTAATTGTCACGCTTATAAAATTAAGTTTGAGAAGTGCAATACGGCAGCAGCCATAGATAAATTTCAAGCTGGACCAGATTACGAGAATTTTTTTCTCGGAGGCGATAAAACAAAATGGAAAAGTGGGGTAAAAAACTATCATCAGATTTTCTTAAGGAATTTATATCCGGACATAGATTATGAACTCATTACCGCGGTGAATGGCCTTAAATATAATTTCCATGTAAAAGCGAAAGCTGATCCTTCCTTAATTAAGATGCGCTACCAGGGGATAGACAAACCAAGATTAAAAGACGGGACTTTGGTTTTATCGCTATCTGTAAACGAGGTCATAGAGCAAAGACCTTATGCTTACCAGCTAATTAATGGAGTAGTAAGGGAAGTGAAATGCGACTATCGATTGAGAGATAATGTAGTAAGTTTTGAATTTCCTGAAGGCTATGATAAAAACCACGAATTGATAATCGACCCAATCCTTGTTTTTGCAGCTCAATCGGGCTCAAATGCCGATAATTTTGGAATGACCGCTACTTATGATAACCAGGGAAACTTATATTCAGGAGGCACCATTTTTGATGTAGGTTATCCCACAACTACCGGAGCGTACAGCTCTTCTTTTAATGGCCCTGCATACTACGGTAATACGGATGTGGTAATTACTAAATACAGCTCGAGTGGAAGCAGTTTGTTATTTTCCACCTATTTTGGAGGCGGGTTTACTGAAACAATTCACAGTATGATTGTGGATGGATCTGGTGATCTTTGCATTTACGGTGTAACAAGCAGCAGTAATTTTCCAATGCTATCAAACAGTTATGATCCTACCTTTAATGGGGGGTCATTTATAATGTTTGTAGCAAATGGTCAACGTTTTGTAAACGGAACAGATATTTATGTTTCAAAATTTAATTCTTCCGGAACCAGCCTCCTTGCTTCCACCTATATTGGAGGAAGTGCTAACGACGGATTAAATCATAGCAATTCAGCGTCAGGTTTCTACCAGGTGCCCGCAACACCACCTGCAACAGGCGTTATAACAGTGGCCGAACCCGATTATGTAAATTTGCAATATAATTACGGCGACCAGTGCAGGGGCGAAATACAAGTAGATTTGCTTGGCAATATTTACATTACAAGTTCTACCCGCTCTTCCGATTTTCCAACTACCAATGGGTTTGACAGCAACTTAGGAGGAACACAGGATGGGATATTGGCGAAATTTAATTCGGGCCTTAGTTCTTTACTTAACTCTTCATTTATTGGCGGTAGCGGATTAGACGCCGGCTACGGTCTTATTGTGAAAGATAATTTTGAAGTCTATGTCACCGGTGGCACAACCAGCAACAATTTCCCGCATGCATCTGGTGGCTATCAGTCTGCCTATCAGGGTGGAGCGGCGGATGGTTATGTAATTCGGGTGAATCCTGCCGGAAATAGTGTTATGAATGGCACCTATTTCGGGACCTTTCAATATGATCAGTCTTTTTTTATTCAGTCCGACAAATATGATAACGTTTACATTTATGGACAATCCCTCGGTAATATTCCTGTGGTTGTGGCGTCAAATGCAGCAAGCGTTTTTTCCGTTTCTGGCACGCATCAGTTTATTTCGAGATTTAATGCATCGTTGAATGTTTTAAATTTGTCTACAGTCTTTGGGAATTATTCAAACACTACTGACATTTCTCCTTCAGCTTTCGCAGTAGATAAGTGCAATAATATTTACATTTCAGGGTGGGGAGGTAATGTTATAGGAAATCCTTCTCCTTTGTCAAACATGCCCTTGATGATCCCCACCCAATCAAGTACAGATGGCTTTGATTTTTATTTTATGGGTCTGGATTCAAATGCCGTGAATCTTCAATATGGGTCTTATTTTGGAGGCAGCTTTAGCGATGAGCACGTAGATGGAGGTACTTCCCGTTTTGATCCGGGCGGACGCATTTATCAGTCGGTATGCGCGGGTTGCGGAGGGAATGATGATTTCCCGGTGACACCGGGAGCATGGCCCAATACCCCGGGAAATCCGAACCATTCAAATAATTGCAATAATGGCGTTATTAAACTAGATTTTCAATTGCAACTTACTATTGCAACAATCTCTACAAATACTTTATCAGGCTGTTCTCCGCTAACCGTTACCCTTACAAACGCTACTCCGGCAGGTGCAAACTCAACTTATACCTGGGATCTTGGAAATGGGAATACCACGTCCAGCAATATTAATCCGGTGGTAACCTATACAAATCCGGGTACATATACCGTTCAGTTAACTATAGAAGATAATACAACGTGTAATAAAATCGACAGAACTAAAACATATATTACTATTCTTCCAAAACCTTCCACCACTATTACTTTAACCGGAGGCGCCTGTACCACTACTATTCAGGCTACGCAGGTAACAACCGGTAACCTTGCAGCCAATCCTTATTTATGGAATTTCGGGAACGGAAATACAAGCACTTTGAGTGCTCCCGGGTACACCTATCCGAGTAATGGAACATATACGGTCAATCTAACGGTTACAGATGCAAGTGGTTGCGTGGAGATACAAACTAAAACTATTACCATATTCGATTTTTCTCCTGGAGCCCTTAGCACTGCAAGCCTTTGTTATGGACTAAGCACTAATATTATGGCCAGCGGAGGAACAAGTTATACCTGGATACCGGCCACTAATCTTAATAATCCTTTCATAGCGTCACCACTCGCAAACCCATTGGCTAATACCATCTACACAGTAACCATTTTAAATAACACTTCAGGATCGAATTGTCAGAAAACCCTTACCACCCAGGTACTGGTTCTGCCAACACCAACTGCAGGCTTTACTTACAGCGCTAACCCTTGTGGCGGAGATGTACGTTTTTATGATCAATCAGAAGACGATATCGTAAAATGGAACTGGATACTTGCCCCTGCGAAAACAAGTACACTTCAGAATGCTTATAATTTTTATCAGAATGGTGGAACGTTCACAGTAAGTTTGGAGGCAACAAACAGTTCTGGCTGCAAAGATCTTGCCGATACGGTTATAACATTGCTAAAACCACCACCTGTTTCTGTAAGCTCCACATCAGCGGTATGCCGCGGAGAACAAGCGCAATTGCACGCAACCGGGGGGATAAGCTATCTTTGGACGCCTTCGCAAACACTTGATTTTCCAAGCTCTTCAGATCCAGTAGCAACTCCCACAATTACAACCGACTATTCTGTAACGATAACAACTTCTGATATTGTAAACAATCAAAACTGTAAATTCTTATTAATCGCTGCAGTGAGGGTAGATGTTTTATCTGCTACCCAAATCGGTGCCTTTGCGAATCCTACATTAATTGATGTGGGGGATAATAGTACCTTGACCTATGTAGGAGATCCCGGTGCTTTTGTTACCTGGCTACCACCGGGAAGTACAAAGCCAGCTACAGGTTATACCGTTACCGCGTCGCCTGTTATCCCTACAACCTATACGGCTTCTGCACGACGTGGAGAATGCGAGGAAGATGTAACTGTTCATGTAGATGCCTATACGGAAGGTTGTATCGAAAGTGACGCGTTTATTCCAAATACATTTACACCAAATGGTGATGGAGAAAATGATCTTTTCCGTGTGAAGGGATTAAAATTGTATGAAGTCAACCTCGCTATTTATAATCGTTGGGGAGAAAAGGTGTTCGAAACCAACGACCTTGAAAAAGGCTGGGATGGTAAATACAAAGGTAAAGCTGTTGATGTGGGGGTATTTGGCTGGTACCTGAAAGTGAAGTGTTTAAACGGCGCCGAAACTTTTAAAAAAGGAAATGTGACTTTGATCCGATAATTCTTATATTTTTTTCTATTCTGTAAGAAAAAAATTATGTAAATTTGCCAACCTTAACTGAAAGGTTAAACACGGTAGGTATAGCTCAGTTGGTTAGAGCATCGGTTTGTGGTACCGAGGGTCGTGGGTTCGAGTCCCATTACTTACCCAAGCAAAAACAAAAGTAACCCCGCTCCGCGGGGTTTTTTTATTTTAATCTAGTCGTGTCGAAAGCTTGCTTTCGTAAGCGAATGGATTAAAATAAAAACGACGAAGTCGACTTTAGTTTTTGCTTGGGGGAACCCGCGTAATATCGGGACCGGCGTAGCCAATCCCATTAAAATTCATTAACGTGCTTTCGTAAGCGAATGGATTAAAATGAAAACGACGAAGTGCGGCAGCGGACATCCTCGCTCAAACTTTTACAAAAGGTTTGCCGTGTTTTTGCTTGTAGGAAGCCGCGTAATATCGGAACCGGAGTAGCCAATCCCATGAAATTCCTTGACGTGCTTTCGTAAGGAAAAAAAAATCAAATTCTTTAAATAGAAGAGAGCGCTGGAGCTTTTCTAATCTGAAAATCTCATACTTGGAACAATAGTTCGTTCAATGGATTGAAGAGCCGCCCTTTTAGCGCCATCCATCGTTGTGATTTTTTGTCCGCCAGCCTGGTTGGTGCTCCTGCGTAAATCTGGTTTTAGCGGATCAATATAAGATACGATTCCATCTTCAAGTATCACCTCGTAATTTTTGTTCCGGAACTGAACATTGGTTTTTTGAATGGTCATGACGCTAGTGGTTAGTTTTTACTATTTTAAAAGTACAGTCTCATTTCGCGAAAAGGAAAAAGGTTATAAACCGGTATCCGAGAGTTTTCAACTTTTGTTATGATTTTACCTCTTATTTTTTTCGGATAGGGATCCAAATCTCTTCTTCTGAGGCGGGGTCGTTGTTTTTGTATTTTGCTCCGAGGACCTCGAAATGCGGACGACTATCAAGCAAATATTCTGATTGCGGTAACCAGGTTCCTAAAATATATTGAAAGATGGACGGATCTGTGTTTAAGCCTTTGTAATGAAATACAGCGTACAAGCCTTCGGGTAAAATGAAACTCTCCATTCCTTTCGGCACCTGTTGATCATTGGAAACTTCTAAAGCAGCCCATTTTGTAAATTCTTTTTTTGGATCAAAATATTTGAAAAAATCCGCACCGTAAGATTGAACGGAATAAAGGTGGCTGCCAACAACATTTTGTATTTCTTCTTTTCGCGGCATAAAGCTTCCCCAAAGCTGAGGAGTAGTGTTCCCTGCAAAACTCATCGACCTTTGCATTCCAATAAGTTTTTTACTTTGAAGAGTTGTAATTTCCGGTAACATATTCTGAAGTGTCTTTTTCTTTTATGGAATGAAAATACAAAATCCGTTTCTTGTTTGGAAACGGATTTTGTAAGTGTATATAAATTCCACTAATTATTTTTTCTTTTTAGCAGCCGCCTTGCGTGGAGCTGCTTTTTTGCTGGCGGCTTTCTTCACCGTGGTTTTTTTTGGAGCTAATTTCTTAACCACTCCTTCTTTTTTTGGTGCTGCTTTTTTAGCTGCTCCGGTAATTTTTTTGGCCGACCCTTTTTTTCCTTTTTTATCAAAGGCTCCAGGCAACTGAATTTCAATCATCTTCTTCACATCTTCCAATGTTAAAGTACTGATCTCTTCAGGTGTGTATTTTCCGCCTTCTTCTTTAATAAGTTTCAGCATGTTTTTACCGAAACGGATAAATGGTCCCCAACGGCCGTTTTCTAAAGCGATTTTATCTTCGGGCCATTGTTGAATAAAACGGTTGGCTTCTTTATCTAATTTTTTACCTACCAGTTCGTCAATGTCTGACTGCGATAAATTATCAAAATTGTAAGCGCGTGGTACATTTATAAATAAATCTCCGTGTTTAATAAACGGACCAAAACGTCCTTTGCCTTTAGTAATAGGCTTTCCATGAGAATGTGCAATCGGTGCATCTGCCAGTTCTTTTTCAGTGATCAATTCTACCGCGCGATCCATATCTACTTTTAAAGGATCTTCTGTTCTTGGAATTGAAATATAGGCTTCACCCCATTTTACATAAGGACCAAAACGTCCAACACCAATCACCACTTCTTTTTCTTTGTAAAGACCAAGATTCATTGGTAATTTAAAAAGATCGAGAGCTTCTTCTAAAGTTAAATTTTCAATACTTTGTTCTTTTCTTAAACTGGCAAAAGTTGCTTTCTCTCCTGTTTCTTCGTTGGTTTCGCCTATTTGCGCCAGCGGCCCAAATCTTCCAATTCTAACGATAACCGGCTTGCCGCTTTTAGGATCTTTTCCTAAAGCACGTTCTCCACTGGCACGTTCACTGTTTTCGCTGGTGTTTTCTACAGTCTTATGAAAAGGTCTGTAAAATTCTTCCAGCATGTCGGTCCATTTAATTTTTCCCTCAGCGATCTCGTCAAATTCTTCTTCCACGCGGGCAGTAAAATTAAAATCAAGAATGTTTGGGAAATATTGAATTAAAAAATCGTTTACCACTGCTCCGATATCGGTTGGAAATAATTTATTTTTTTCAGCCCCTGTATTTTCGGTTTTGTTTTCTTTTGTAATGGTTGTGCCTTCAAAAGTCAGCATGGTATAATTACGCAATGTTCCTTCACGATCCGTTTTCTCAACATAATTACGTTTTTGAACCGTGCTGATAGTTGGTGCGTAGGTACTCGGACGACCAATACCAAGTTCTTCTAATTTTTTTACCAGGCTCGCTTCGGTGTAACGAGCAGGATGATGCGTGAATCTTTCGGTAGCTGTAATTTCTCTTACCAGCAATTTATCCCCTTGATTCATTGGAGGAAGAATCGATGAATTTTCTTCGTCTTCGGTTTCATCATCGTCCTTGCTTTCCATGTATACTTTTAGAAAACCATCGAACTTTAAAACTTCCCCTTGAGCTACGAATTGTTCGGGAGTAGTGCTGATTCCAACTTTTACGGTTGTTTTTTCAAGTTCAGCATCGGCCATCTGACTGGCAATGGTGCGTTTCCAGATTAAATCATAAAGACGTTGTTCATTGCGTTCCCCATCAATTTCTGAAGTAGAAATATAAGTGGGACGGATGGCCTCGTGAGCCTCTTGTGCGCCTTTACTTTTGGTTTTGTATTGACGAGGATTGTGATATTTTGCTCCGTAATTATTTGTAATAGCCTCTTTTGCTTGTGACATGGCGGTTTCCGAAAGGTTCACTGAATCGGTACGCATGTAGGTAATCTTTCCTGCTTCGTATAAACGCTGTGCTACAACCATTGTTTGCGAAACACTAAACCCTAATTTACGGGAAGCTTCCTGTTGTAAGGTTGAGGTTGTGAAAGGCGCACTAGGTGTACGCTTTGCAGGTTTTGTCTCAATACTATTGATGGCGTAGATAGCACCTTTGCATTTTTCTAAAAAAGCATTGGCTTCTGCTTCCGTTTTAAAACGGTTGTCTAATTCTGCTTTTAAAACACCTTTTCCCCCTACACTAAATTGCGCAGAAACTTTAAATGCTGAGGTAGATTGAAAGCTTTTAACTTCGCGCTCACGTTCTACAATTAACCTTACTGCTACAGATTGCACACGTCCCGCAGATAAACTCGGACGGATTTTTTTCCATAAGATAGGCGATAATTCAAACCCTACCAGGCGGTCTAAAATACGACGGGCTTGCTGTGCGTTTACCAGGTTTATGTCTATTTCACGGGGATTTGCAATTGCTTTTTGAATGGCCGGCTTTGTAATTTCATGAAAAACAATACGCTTGGTTTTGCTTTTTTCAAGTCCCAAAGTCTCGTATAAATGCCAGCTGATAGCCTCTCCCTCACGGTCCTCATCGGATGCGAGCCATACCATATCGGCACCTTTACTTAGTTTCTTTAATTCGGCAATTACCCGCTCTTTATCTGGCTGTACTTCGTATGTGGGTGTGAAATTCTTTTCCAGGTCAATCCCAAAGCCCTTTTTTACCAGGTCACGTACATGTCCAAAACTCGATCTTACCGTATAATCTTTCCCTAAAAATCCTTCTATGGTTTTTGCTTTTGCGGGGGACTCAACAATTACTAAATTTTTGCTCATACCTTATATATATGTGTCAATTTTTTGGGGTAGACCCAAAAAGTCTATTTTAAAATTGGCAAAGAAAAAAAATAATTCAGTTAAAATGCAAGCTAATCTCATTTTTAAATAACAATTTACAAGAATTTACGCTTAAAAACGTTAAAAATATGTCAAATTGTCACTTATTTAGTATTTTTGCCCCTTGAAAATGAATTCAGAGAATAAAATTATAGACGAAAAAGTTCAGGGAACACCTTTCATGGTCGAAACTAAAAATCCGGCAGGGAAGAAAATGTTTTTGGAAAGTTATGGTTGCCAAATGAATTTTGCGGATAGTGAAATTGTGGCTTCCATTTTAATGGATAAGGGCTATAGCACAACCAACAAATTTGAAGAGGCCGATGTTATATTTTTAAATACTTGTGCTATCCGCGAAAATGCGGAATTACGTGTGCGTAACCGTTTGAACGATTTTAAGAAAGCAAAAAAGGCAAATCCAAAATTATTAGTAGGCGTTCTTGGTTGCATGGCAGAGCGTTTAAAATCGCAATTTTTGGAACAGGAAAAACTGGTTGATATTGTTGTTGGTCCTGATGCCTACAGAGATTTACCCGGACTTATAGAAGAAGCAGAAGATGGACACAAAGCCATTAACGTTATATTAAGCAAAGAAGAAACCTACGCTGATCTTACTCCGGTGCGCCTTGGAAGCAATGGTGTAAATGCCTACATCAGTATTATGCGCGGTTGCGATAATATGTGTAGTTTTTGTGTAGTTCCGTTTACAAGAGGGCGCGAGCGCAGCCGGGATCCTGAGAGTATTGTGGCAGAAGCCGCAGATCTTTTCAGCAAAGGTTACAAAGAAGTTACCTTATTAGGTCAGAACGTAGACAGTTATCTATATACAGGTGGCGGATTAAAAAAAGAAACACTTACCGAGGAGCAAAAAGCAAGCTCCGTAAGTTTCGCTCAGTTACTGGAACGCGTGGCATTAGTAGATCCAAAATTACGTGTACGTTACTCTACATCACATCCAAAAGATATGACAGACGATGTACTCGAAGTCATTGCCAAATACCATAACATTTGTAATTACATTCACCTGCCGGTGCAAAGTGGAAGCAGCAGAATTTTAAACATGATGAACCGCGGTTATACGCGCGAATGGTATTTAGATAGAATGGCGGCCATTAACAGGATCATTCCTGGTTGCGGTATCAGTACGGATATCATTACCGGTTTTTGTTCAGAGACAGAAGAAGAGCATCAGGAAACTATCAGCTTAATGAAAGAAGTTCAATTCGATTACGCCTATATGTTTTCTTATAGCGAACGTCCGAAGACTCTTGCAGAACGTAAGTATGCGGATGATGTTCCGGAAGAAGTAAAAAGTCGTAGACTTGCTGAGATTGTTGAATTGCAAAGAAAGAATAGTGGAATCAAAACGCAGTTAGGATTGGGGAAAGTTCACGAAGTTTTAGTGGAGGGATTTTCGAAAAAATCGGATCAGGAATTGATGGGAAGAAATCCACAAAATACCGTAGTTGTTTTTCCAAAAGGAAATTATAAAAAAGGAGATTATGTGAATGTGCTGGTAACTAAGTGCACGACTAGTACATTGATAGGAGAGGCAGTAACAGAATAGGGAATCACGATTTAAGAGCCAAGAAGCAAGAAAGATTGTTTGACATAAAGTTTAAAACTCAATTAAAACGGATAATAACTAAAAATCATCGGTCATGGCGCACAACTTTTTAAATTTAATGATTTGGCAAAAATCAATGGACTTAACGGATTTGGTTTTCTTTTATAATAAAAATATGCCTTCAGATGAGCGGTTTAATCTGACAGATCAAATGAACAGAAGTTCTTGCTCCATTCCTTCAAACATTGCAGAAGGTTCAGGTAAAAGAACAAAGAAGCATTTTGCTGAATTTCTTTCTATCGCAATTTCTTCAGCTTATGAATTGCAAACTCAGTTATTGATTTGTCAAAGAAGAAATTATGGTAAAAAAGAAGAATTGGAGAAATGTTTAGTGTTAGTAGTTGAAATACAAAAAATGATTTTTTCATTTAAAGAAAAAATTGAAGGTAATTAATAACCAATGCAATCTTGAATCTTGATTCTATCTTCTTGATTCAGTATGGCGGTGGTTTAGAAATCTTAGAATGAATACTCAGGAATTAAAACAAAAATTCGGAATTATAGGAAATAATGTGTTGCTTGAACGTGCTGTAGATATAGCCCGCCAGGTAGCACCCACTGATCTTAACGTTGTAATAAACGGAGAGAGCGGAACTGGTAAAGAAGTATTTCCACAAATCATACATCAAAACAGTTCAAGAAAACACGGTCCGTATATAGCGGTTAACTGTGGTGCAATTCCCGAAGGAACAATAGACAGTGAATTATTCGGTCACGAAAAGGGAGCATTTACAGGAGCCACAGAAGCCCGTAAAGGTTATTTTGAGGTGGCTAACGGAGGAACTATTTTTTTAGATGAAGTAGGAGAGTTGCCGCTGGCTACACAAGCGCGCTTATTGCGTGTGTTGGAAAGCGGCGA is a genomic window of Sphingobacteriaceae bacterium containing:
- a CDS encoding ribosome biogenesis GTPase Der, yielding MSNVVAIVGRPNVGKSTLFNRLTETRQAIVDEVAGVTRDRHYGKAEWQGVEFSVIDTGGYIRGSEDIFEGEIRKQVQIAIDESSALIFVVDVVEGVSQYDTEVAKIIRKSKKQCIVVANKVDSHEKAAYSAEFYQFGLGDVFPISAISGSGTGDMLDALVAMLPKDEGGLEEINIPRIAIVGRPNVGKSSLTNALLGEERNIVTAVAGTTRDTINTRYTKFGHDFWLIDTAGIRRKAKVHEDLEFYSVMRSVNAIERSDVCLLLIDAEQGVEAQDLSILSLIERNRKGVAIIVNKWDLIEKDTKTAKEYEEKIRERIKPFKDIPILFISVHDKQRIMKAVEIAMTVYANKTRHIPTRELNDFLLPLIESTPPQAVKGKYVKVKYITQLKTEALFMFYCNLPQYVTEAYKRFLENKIRENYDFSGVPIVVSMRKKT
- a CDS encoding GyrI-like domain-containing protein; translated protein: MLPEITTLQSKKLIGMQRSMSFAGNTTPQLWGSFMPRKEEIQNVVGSHLYSVQSYGADFFKYFDPKKEFTKWAALEVSNDQQVPKGMESFILPEGLYAVFHYKGLNTDPSIFQYILGTWLPQSEYLLDSRPHFEVLGAKYKNNDPASEEEIWIPIRKK
- a CDS encoding DNA topoisomerase I, with amino-acid sequence MSKNLVIVESPAKAKTIEGFLGKDYTVRSSFGHVRDLVKKGFGIDLEKNFTPTYEVQPDKERVIAELKKLSKGADMVWLASDEDREGEAISWHLYETLGLEKSKTKRIVFHEITKPAIQKAIANPREIDINLVNAQQARRILDRLVGFELSPILWKKIRPSLSAGRVQSVAVRLIVEREREVKSFQSTSAFKVSAQFSVGGKGVLKAELDNRFKTEAEANAFLEKCKGAIYAINSIETKPAKRTPSAPFTTSTLQQEASRKLGFSVSQTMVVAQRLYEAGKITYMRTDSVNLSETAMSQAKEAITNNYGAKYHNPRQYKTKSKGAQEAHEAIRPTYISTSEIDGERNEQRLYDLIWKRTIASQMADAELEKTTVKVGISTTPEQFVAQGEVLKFDGFLKVYMESKDDDETEDEENSSILPPMNQGDKLLVREITATERFTHHPARYTEASLVKKLEELGIGRPSTYAPTISTVQKRNYVEKTDREGTLRNYTMLTFEGTTITKENKTENTGAEKNKLFPTDIGAVVNDFLIQYFPNILDFNFTARVEEEFDEIAEGKIKWTDMLEEFYRPFHKTVENTSENSERASGERALGKDPKSGKPVIVRIGRFGPLAQIGETNEETGEKATFASLRKEQSIENLTLEEALDLFKLPMNLGLYKEKEVVIGVGRFGPYVKWGEAYISIPRTEDPLKVDMDRAVELITEKELADAPIAHSHGKPITKGKGRFGPFIKHGDLFINVPRAYNFDNLSQSDIDELVGKKLDKEANRFIQQWPEDKIALENGRWGPFIRFGKNMLKLIKEEGGKYTPEEISTLTLEDVKKMIEIQLPGAFDKKGKKGSAKKITGAAKKAAPKKEGVVKKLAPKKTTVKKAASKKAAPRKAAAKKKK
- a CDS encoding tRNA (N6-isopentenyl adenosine(37)-C2)-methylthiotransferase MiaB, whose translation is MNSENKIIDEKVQGTPFMVETKNPAGKKMFLESYGCQMNFADSEIVASILMDKGYSTTNKFEEADVIFLNTCAIRENAELRVRNRLNDFKKAKKANPKLLVGVLGCMAERLKSQFLEQEKLVDIVVGPDAYRDLPGLIEEAEDGHKAINVILSKEETYADLTPVRLGSNGVNAYISIMRGCDNMCSFCVVPFTRGRERSRDPESIVAEAADLFSKGYKEVTLLGQNVDSYLYTGGGLKKETLTEEQKASSVSFAQLLERVALVDPKLRVRYSTSHPKDMTDDVLEVIAKYHNICNYIHLPVQSGSSRILNMMNRGYTREWYLDRMAAINRIIPGCGISTDIITGFCSETEEEHQETISLMKEVQFDYAYMFSYSERPKTLAERKYADDVPEEVKSRRLAEIVELQRKNSGIKTQLGLGKVHEVLVEGFSKKSDQELMGRNPQNTVVVFPKGNYKKGDYVNVLVTKCTTSTLIGEAVTE
- a CDS encoding four helix bundle protein, yielding MAHNFLNLMIWQKSMDLTDLVFFYNKNMPSDERFNLTDQMNRSSCSIPSNIAEGSGKRTKKHFAEFLSIAISSAYELQTQLLICQRRNYGKKEELEKCLVLVVEIQKMIFSFKEKIEGN